From a region of the Mytilus galloprovincialis chromosome 3, xbMytGall1.hap1.1, whole genome shotgun sequence genome:
- the LOC143067308 gene encoding uncharacterized protein LOC143067308 isoform X1, whose amino-acid sequence MIYCRHSLENLLSLVNFLSKDVNVSLIGLPQNLQTNSEHVLKRVLFIKKRCSPVTMYRLEGSQEQSVPQTPPIFHELPDRSTYDSPFATVPNYSDFSLSQGSQDSQEANVSGTPVIQSTLHSFLTPTTPVNLNRRPHHNETPLLEIVLLRSARKHTITGSEQSLRPNDSPGTPQLEQTVPCTPKKNVVVINPYSNIRLSPVMSPCTPKQNVVVMNPSSNIRLSPVVSPTPNKCENLNIFNDDDEIFLK is encoded by the exons ATGATTTATTGCCGTCACAGTTTAGAAAACCTTCTCTCATTGGTCAATTTTTTATCAAAGGATGTTAACGTATCATTGATTGGACTTCCACAAAACTTGCAGACGAATTCCGAACACGTGCTCAAAAG ggTCTTGTTCATTAAAAAAAGATGTTCACCAGTAACAATGTATCGGCTTGAAGGATCACAAGAACAATCTGTTCCACAGACACCACCAATATTCCATGAACTGCCTGACAGAAGTACTTATGACTCACCATTTGCTACAGTTCCAAATTACAGTGATTTTAGTTTGAGTCAAGGAAGCCAAG ACAGTCAAGAAGCAAATGTTTCAGGAACACCAGTCATTCAGTCAACTCTTCACAGTTTTCTTACACCCACCACACCAGTGAATTTGAACAGGAGACCACATCATAATGAAACACCTTTGCTTGAAATTGTCCTGCTTAGATCAG CAAGAAAGCATACCATCACAGGTTCAGAGCAGAGTCTAAGACCAAATGATAGTCCAGGAACACCACAGCTTGAACAGACTGTGCCATGCACACCTAAAAAAAATGTAGTTGTAATAAATCCTTATAGCAATATAAGATTATCACCTGTGATGTCACCATGCACACCTAAACAAAATGTAGTTGTAATGAATCCTTCAAGCAACATAAGATTATCACCTGTGGTGTCACCAACACCAAACAAATGTGAAAACCTCAATATTTTTAATGATGATGATGAAATCTTCTTGAAATAA
- the LOC143067308 gene encoding uncharacterized protein LOC143067308 isoform X2 produces the protein MYRLEGSQEQSVPQTPPIFHELPDRSTYDSPFATVPNYSDFSLSQGSQDSQEANVSGTPVIQSTLHSFLTPTTPVNLNRRPHHNETPLLEIVLLRSARKHTITGSEQSLRPNDSPGTPQLEQTVPCTPKKNVVVINPYSNIRLSPVMSPCTPKQNVVVMNPSSNIRLSPVVSPTPNKCENLNIFNDDDEIFLK, from the exons ATGTATCGGCTTGAAGGATCACAAGAACAATCTGTTCCACAGACACCACCAATATTCCATGAACTGCCTGACAGAAGTACTTATGACTCACCATTTGCTACAGTTCCAAATTACAGTGATTTTAGTTTGAGTCAAGGAAGCCAAG ACAGTCAAGAAGCAAATGTTTCAGGAACACCAGTCATTCAGTCAACTCTTCACAGTTTTCTTACACCCACCACACCAGTGAATTTGAACAGGAGACCACATCATAATGAAACACCTTTGCTTGAAATTGTCCTGCTTAGATCAG CAAGAAAGCATACCATCACAGGTTCAGAGCAGAGTCTAAGACCAAATGATAGTCCAGGAACACCACAGCTTGAACAGACTGTGCCATGCACACCTAAAAAAAATGTAGTTGTAATAAATCCTTATAGCAATATAAGATTATCACCTGTGATGTCACCATGCACACCTAAACAAAATGTAGTTGTAATGAATCCTTCAAGCAACATAAGATTATCACCTGTGGTGTCACCAACACCAAACAAATGTGAAAACCTCAATATTTTTAATGATGATGATGAAATCTTCTTGAAATAA